One window of uncultured Erythrobacter sp. genomic DNA carries:
- the mfd gene encoding transcription-repair coupling factor translates to MPDLNRILSSTTPLTLSSLPRGAQPLVMSDLARAAKQRSVFIASDDAAMRSVAEAARFFAPEIEVLEFPAWDCLPYDRASPALSVSAARLSALFKLQKPSSSSQLLVTTINAVLQRVLTPFRIRESVREFRPGTTIGHDSLAALLTRQGYSRSDTVVDHGEFAVRGSIVDIFPSSLEEGLRLDFFGDELESLRLFDTGTQRSTGRLDEHLLLPASEALIDEDSIKRFRSRYREMFGALATQDPLYEAVSDGRRLAGMEHWLPLFEDRLATLFDYLGKDDVVIIDQAALGAAEERLSDISDYHEQRGRVASDKTGSYRPLAIDALYLGTDEFKAALAAVTAHRASVFGAPDAEANLDFGFEAARDFTPERARGDNVYEAAAKHLSAVAKSGRKPLLAAYSTGSRSRIASILDEAGAPTVLAESWQEAQGLAAKGKTAAMVLPLEAGFANEQLEIITEQDVLGDRLVRRKKKRKDSDAFLAELQALAKGDLVVHVEHGIGKYLGLDPVPVGKSLHDCVALEYRGGDKLFIPVENIDVLSRYGSSEETVALDRLGGEAWQKRRAKLKERITAIAGELMKVAAERALKKAPVFEAEEASFNQFVDRFPWEETDDQDAAIADVLRDLESGKPMDRLVCGDVGFGKTEVALRAAFVAAMSGQQVAVVAPTTLLARQHYQNFAERFAGFPLKIGRLSRLVLSKEITETREGLASGHVDIVVGTHAILSKSTEFNNLGLVIVDEEQRFGVTHKEKLKQLRSDVHMLTLTATPIPRTLQMAMTGLRELSTIQTPPVDRLAVRTYVMEWDDMVMREALLREHHRGGQSFIVVPRISDMADVEEWLRENVPEVKAISAHGQMGAGEIEERMSAFYDGKYEVLLSTTIVESGLDLPSANTIIIHRADRFGLAQLYQLRGRVGRAKLRAYAYLTYEKDVQLSEIAEKRLKVLSDLDSLGAGFQLASHDLDIRGAGNLLGDEQSGHIREVGFELYQSMLEDAILAAKAGEMGLEKAQDAFSPQITVDAPIMIPEDYVPDLAVRMALYRRLNQAQDKAEIESLAAEMIDRFGDLPSPTKNLIRLIEIKHQAIEANIAKIDVGARGSLVTFHQDNFPDGPGLIAYVDRLNSSREGTAKLRPDMKLVISRVWGDPESRLNGLFQLTKGLSRIARNARAAKD, encoded by the coding sequence ATGCCTGACCTTAATCGCATCCTTTCCTCCACGACCCCGCTGACGCTGTCATCGCTCCCCCGCGGTGCGCAGCCGCTGGTGATGAGCGATCTTGCGCGGGCTGCGAAACAGCGCAGCGTCTTTATCGCCAGCGACGATGCGGCGATGCGCAGCGTGGCGGAGGCGGCGCGGTTTTTTGCGCCAGAGATCGAAGTGCTTGAATTCCCCGCTTGGGACTGCTTGCCCTATGACCGCGCATCACCCGCCCTTTCGGTCAGCGCGGCGCGGCTTTCGGCGTTGTTCAAGCTTCAAAAGCCGTCCAGCAGCTCGCAATTGCTGGTCACAACGATCAACGCCGTGCTTCAGCGCGTGCTCACCCCGTTCCGCATCCGAGAGAGCGTGCGCGAGTTCCGCCCCGGCACGACCATCGGGCATGACAGCCTCGCCGCGTTGCTCACACGTCAAGGCTATTCACGCAGCGACACGGTCGTCGATCACGGCGAATTTGCGGTGCGCGGCTCGATTGTCGACATCTTCCCCTCCTCGCTTGAGGAAGGCCTGCGGCTCGATTTCTTCGGTGACGAGCTGGAGAGCCTGCGCCTGTTCGACACCGGAACCCAGCGTTCGACCGGGCGGCTCGACGAACACCTGCTGCTCCCCGCATCCGAGGCGTTGATTGACGAGGATTCGATCAAGCGTTTCCGATCCCGCTACCGCGAGATGTTCGGCGCTCTGGCAACGCAAGACCCGCTTTACGAGGCGGTCAGCGACGGGCGGAGGCTCGCAGGCATGGAGCATTGGCTGCCGCTGTTCGAGGACAGGCTTGCGACATTGTTCGATTATCTGGGCAAAGATGACGTCGTGATAATCGATCAGGCAGCTTTAGGTGCCGCCGAAGAGCGCCTTTCCGACATATCCGACTACCATGAACAGCGCGGACGTGTAGCGAGCGACAAGACCGGCAGCTACCGCCCGCTGGCAATCGACGCGCTCTATCTCGGCACCGACGAGTTCAAGGCCGCGCTTGCAGCCGTGACCGCGCACCGCGCCAGCGTCTTTGGAGCGCCTGACGCCGAAGCCAATCTCGACTTCGGCTTCGAGGCAGCGCGCGACTTCACCCCGGAACGCGCGCGCGGCGACAATGTCTATGAGGCTGCGGCCAAGCACCTTTCCGCAGTGGCAAAGTCGGGCCGCAAGCCCTTGCTCGCAGCCTATTCGACCGGCTCGCGCTCGCGCATCGCCTCGATCCTTGACGAGGCCGGTGCGCCGACTGTCCTCGCCGAAAGTTGGCAGGAAGCACAAGGGCTGGCAGCCAAGGGCAAGACCGCCGCAATGGTCCTGCCGCTTGAGGCCGGGTTCGCCAACGAGCAGCTAGAGATCATCACCGAGCAGGATGTGCTGGGTGACAGGCTGGTGCGGCGCAAGAAGAAGCGCAAGGATTCCGATGCCTTCCTCGCCGAACTTCAGGCGCTGGCGAAGGGCGATCTGGTGGTTCATGTCGAGCACGGGATCGGCAAATATCTCGGCCTCGATCCGGTGCCGGTCGGCAAGAGCCTGCACGATTGCGTTGCGCTGGAATATCGGGGCGGCGACAAGCTGTTCATTCCGGTCGAGAATATCGACGTCCTATCGCGCTATGGCTCATCCGAAGAGACCGTCGCGCTAGACAGGCTGGGCGGCGAGGCATGGCAGAAACGCCGCGCGAAACTCAAAGAGCGCATCACCGCCATTGCAGGCGAGTTGATGAAGGTCGCCGCCGAGCGCGCGCTTAAGAAGGCTCCCGTCTTCGAGGCCGAAGAAGCGAGTTTCAACCAGTTCGTCGACCGCTTTCCGTGGGAAGAAACCGACGATCAGGACGCCGCCATCGCCGATGTTTTGCGCGATTTGGAAAGCGGCAAACCGATGGACCGGCTCGTCTGCGGCGATGTCGGCTTTGGCAAAACCGAGGTCGCCCTACGCGCTGCATTCGTGGCGGCAATGAGCGGCCAGCAGGTCGCGGTGGTCGCCCCCACCACCCTGCTCGCGCGCCAGCACTATCAAAACTTCGCCGAACGTTTTGCCGGGTTCCCGCTGAAGATCGGGCGGTTGTCACGCCTCGTTTTGTCTAAGGAAATCACCGAAACGCGCGAAGGGCTGGCCAGCGGCCATGTCGATATCGTTGTCGGCACCCACGCGATCCTTTCCAAATCGACCGAGTTCAACAATCTCGGCCTTGTGATCGTCGATGAGGAACAGCGCTTTGGCGTGACGCATAAGGAGAAGCTGAAACAGCTGCGCTCCGATGTGCACATGCTCACCCTGACCGCCACGCCGATCCCGCGCACCTTGCAGATGGCGATGACCGGCCTGCGCGAGCTTTCAACCATCCAGACGCCTCCGGTGGACCGCCTTGCGGTGCGGACCTATGTGATGGAGTGGGACGATATGGTGATGCGCGAGGCTCTGCTGCGCGAACACCATCGCGGTGGGCAGAGCTTCATCGTGGTCCCCCGCATTTCCGACATGGCCGATGTCGAGGAATGGCTGCGCGAAAATGTGCCCGAAGTGAAAGCCATCAGCGCCCACGGCCAAATGGGCGCGGGCGAGATCGAAGAGCGCATGAGCGCATTCTACGACGGCAAATACGAAGTGCTGCTTTCGACCACTATCGTCGAATCCGGCCTCGACCTGCCAAGCGCCAACACGATCATCATCCACCGCGCCGACCGCTTTGGCCTCGCCCAGCTCTACCAGCTGCGCGGGCGCGTGGGCCGCGCGAAACTGCGCGCTTATGCCTATCTCACCTACGAGAAGGACGTGCAGCTCTCCGAGATCGCGGAGAAGCGCCTGAAGGTGCTGAGCGACCTCGATTCGCTGGGTGCTGGCTTCCAACTTGCGAGCCACGATCTCGATATTCGCGGTGCGGGCAACCTGCTGGGCGACGAGCAATCGGGCCATATACGCGAGGTCGGGTTCGAGCTGTATCAATCCATGCTCGAAGACGCGATTCTGGCAGCCAAGGCGGGCGAGATGGGGCTGGAGAAGGCGCAGGACGCGTTCAGCCCGCAGATCACCGTCGACGCGCCGATCATGATCCCAGAGGACTATGTGCCAGACCTCGCGGTGCGCATGGCGCTCTATCGCCGCCTCAATCAGGCGCAGGACAAGGCCGAGATCGAAAGCCTCGCTGCCGAAATGATCGACCGCTTCGGCGACCTGCCCTCACCCACCAAAAACCTGATCCGCCTGATCGAGATCAAGCATCAGGCAATCGAAGCGAATATCGCCAAGATCGATGTTGGTGCGCGCGGGAGCCTTGTGACGTTCCATCAGGACAACTTCCCCGACGGCCCCGGCCTGATCGCCTATGTCGACCGGCTGAATTCAAGCCGCGAGGGCACCGCCAAGCTGCGGCCCGATATGAAGCTGGTGATCAGCCGCGTCTGGGGCGATCCCGAAAGCCGCCTCAACGGGCTGTTCCAACTGACCAAAGGGCTTTCAAGGATCGCGCGCAATGCGAGAGCCGCGAAGGATTGA
- a CDS encoding succinate dehydrogenase assembly factor 2 has product MSDMPTFEHRLARARFRAWHRGTREADYMIGGFFDRYSAQWGEAEMDWFEDLLAEDDVDVMAWGLQTAPVPERFQGELIEKMQKLDYVDIPQA; this is encoded by the coding sequence ATGAGCGATATGCCCACTTTCGAACACCGGCTCGCACGCGCACGCTTTCGCGCATGGCATCGCGGCACGCGCGAGGCCGACTACATGATCGGCGGATTCTTCGACCGCTACTCGGCCCAATGGGGCGAGGCGGAGATGGACTGGTTCGAGGATCTGCTCGCCGAAGATGACGTTGATGTGATGGCATGGGGCCTGCAAACCGCGCCTGTCCCGGAGCGCTTTCAGGGCGAATTGATCGAAAAAATGCAGAAGCTCGATTACGTCGATATCCCCCAGGCATAA
- the recG gene encoding ATP-dependent DNA helicase RecG, with amino-acid sequence MRPDILNSLFAESQTLDGVGPKVAKPLDKLGLTRIKDIAYHLPERFVTRRAIANLDEGVEGEQVIVALTATEHRAPYSPGRGPYRVLAQDEAGNICALTYFGRASYTAKKQLPVGEKRWVAGRLDRYGDMLQIVHPDHVEEESAAHLARLNEPVYSLSEGLTQPRVAGLVAQALERLLDLPEWIEPGQFDKAGWPAWKDALTLAHKDMHEAARDRLAYDELLANSLALLLVRADGRRRKGEALKGDGSLRAKLKLPFEMTGAQKRSVNEVEGDLQQEAPMLRLLQGDVGAGKTVVALEAMLIAVEARKQAALLAPTEILARQHFETLRKMVAPTGAEIALLTGRAKGREREGLLMGLLDGSIDILVGTHAIFQDTVTYKDLGLVVIDEQHRFGVAQRLALAGKGKRAPHTLAMTATPIPRSLTLAQYGEMDVSRLDELPPGRQAIDTRVVAQDRMEDVVAGVERHLASGQQAYWVCPMVREINGSWEVADIAAAEARYAALKERFGDDVVMVHGQLRPEVKDANMERFASGGAKLLVATTVIEVGVDVPSATLMVIEQAERFGLAQLHQLRGRVGRGSEKSVCLLLRGNELSETGKKRLALMRETQDGFRIAEEDLELRGGGELLGTRQSGEAAFRIASLEQVQKLLPLAHADARLLIDRDGGLTSERGEAARVLLYLFERDWGVQLLRGG; translated from the coding sequence ATGCGGCCCGATATTCTCAACTCGCTGTTTGCCGAAAGCCAGACGCTCGACGGCGTCGGGCCGAAAGTGGCGAAGCCGCTGGATAAGCTGGGCCTCACTCGGATCAAGGATATCGCCTACCATCTGCCCGAACGCTTTGTGACAAGGCGGGCGATTGCGAACCTTGATGAAGGCGTGGAGGGTGAGCAGGTGATCGTCGCTCTGACCGCGACCGAGCACCGCGCGCCGTATAGTCCAGGACGCGGGCCGTACCGCGTGCTCGCACAGGACGAGGCAGGCAATATATGCGCGCTGACCTATTTCGGGCGGGCTTCCTATACCGCGAAAAAGCAGCTTCCCGTGGGCGAGAAGCGCTGGGTGGCGGGGCGGCTGGATCGTTATGGCGACATGCTCCAGATCGTGCATCCCGACCATGTCGAGGAAGAGTCCGCTGCGCACCTCGCGCGGCTGAACGAGCCGGTTTATTCGCTCTCCGAAGGCTTGACCCAGCCGCGTGTGGCAGGTCTGGTGGCGCAGGCGCTGGAGCGGTTGCTCGATCTCCCCGAATGGATCGAGCCGGGGCAGTTCGACAAGGCCGGCTGGCCCGCCTGGAAAGACGCACTGACCCTTGCGCACAAGGACATGCATGAGGCTGCGCGCGACCGGCTGGCCTATGACGAGCTGCTCGCCAACAGCCTCGCGCTGCTGCTGGTTCGCGCTGACGGGCGACGGCGCAAAGGCGAAGCGCTGAAAGGCGACGGGAGCCTGCGCGCAAAGCTGAAATTGCCGTTCGAGATGACGGGTGCGCAGAAACGCTCAGTGAACGAGGTCGAAGGCGATTTGCAGCAGGAAGCGCCGATGTTGCGCCTGCTTCAAGGCGATGTCGGGGCGGGCAAGACCGTGGTCGCGCTGGAAGCGATGCTGATCGCGGTGGAGGCCAGAAAACAGGCGGCATTGCTTGCCCCCACCGAAATTCTCGCCCGCCAGCATTTCGAGACCTTGCGCAAGATGGTTGCGCCGACAGGGGCCGAAATCGCGCTGCTCACGGGCCGGGCAAAGGGGCGCGAACGAGAGGGCCTGCTGATGGGATTGCTCGATGGCTCGATCGACATTCTGGTCGGCACCCACGCGATCTTTCAGGACACGGTGACCTACAAGGATTTGGGCCTTGTCGTGATCGACGAGCAGCACCGCTTTGGCGTCGCGCAACGGCTGGCGCTGGCGGGGAAGGGCAAGCGAGCCCCACACACGCTCGCCATGACTGCGACTCCAATCCCGCGCAGCCTGACGCTGGCGCAATATGGCGAGATGGATGTGAGCCGCCTCGACGAGCTGCCCCCCGGTCGCCAGGCCATCGACACACGCGTGGTCGCGCAGGACCGGATGGAGGACGTTGTCGCAGGCGTCGAACGCCACCTCGCCAGCGGGCAGCAGGCCTATTGGGTCTGCCCGATGGTGCGCGAGATCAACGGTTCATGGGAAGTCGCAGACATCGCCGCCGCCGAGGCGCGCTATGCTGCGCTTAAGGAGCGGTTCGGCGATGATGTCGTCATGGTCCACGGCCAGCTTCGTCCCGAGGTCAAAGACGCGAATATGGAGCGCTTTGCCAGCGGCGGTGCGAAGCTGCTGGTAGCGACAACCGTGATCGAGGTCGGCGTCGACGTGCCCTCAGCCACTCTAATGGTGATCGAACAGGCCGAGCGTTTCGGTCTTGCGCAGCTACACCAATTGCGCGGACGTGTGGGGCGGGGTAGCGAGAAGTCGGTCTGCCTGCTGCTGCGCGGCAATGAACTGAGTGAAACCGGCAAGAAACGGCTTGCCCTAATGCGCGAGACGCAGGACGGGTTCCGAATTGCGGAGGAAGATCTCGAACTGCGCGGTGGCGGCGAGCTGCTCGGCACGCGGCAGTCGGGCGAGGCGGCGTTCAGGATAGCCAGTTTGGAACAGGTCCAGAAATTGCTCCCTCTCGCCCATGCCGATGCGCGGCTGCTAATTGACCGGGATGGCGGGCTGACGAGTGAGCGCGGAGAAGCGGCGCGGGTGCTGCTCTATCTGTTTGAGCGCGACTGGGGCGTGCAATTGCTGCGTGGGGGGTGA
- a CDS encoding low molecular weight protein-tyrosine-phosphatase, with the protein MSNRPNPKIAVLFVCLGNICRSPMAEGAFRAAAAKAGLDARVDSVGTAAYHIGDNPDPRAIATARRHGVDISSAIGRQLSEEDFTQFTHIFALDKANLAGIRAREPRRSTAKIALLLEAVDGRQGEAVPDPYYGDDSGFEECWQTISEAIEAVIAQLCEQRGEEQHRSPSPTA; encoded by the coding sequence ATGTCCAACCGGCCCAACCCCAAAATTGCAGTTCTGTTTGTGTGCCTCGGCAATATCTGCCGTTCGCCCATGGCAGAGGGCGCATTTCGCGCGGCAGCAGCCAAGGCTGGCCTCGACGCGCGCGTGGATTCGGTCGGCACCGCTGCCTATCACATCGGCGACAATCCCGATCCGCGCGCGATCGCGACTGCGCGGCGGCACGGCGTCGACATCTCATCCGCGATCGGACGCCAATTGTCGGAAGAGGACTTCACTCAATTCACGCATATCTTTGCGCTCGACAAGGCCAATCTAGCCGGCATTAGGGCTCGCGAGCCTCGCCGTTCGACCGCCAAAATCGCGCTCCTCCTGGAAGCAGTTGACGGGCGCCAGGGTGAGGCCGTGCCGGATCCCTATTACGGCGATGATTCCGGTTTCGAAGAATGCTGGCAAACCATCAGCGAAGCCATCGAGGCAGTCATTGCGCAACTTTGCGAGCAGCGCGGCGAAGAACAGCACCGCTCGCCCAGCCCAACTGCCTAA
- a CDS encoding DUF885 domain-containing protein, whose protein sequence is MFRTFLSGLVLATLPLAPAMAGPADDYENLREEVWEWRLDNSPQLATSIGDRRGDGQLGDWSLEAHERAIEEARAFLERLDAIDTSAFGPELAVDFGVIRSSLADAVAASEHQHDWYILFTNRGGWFSGFASLPHRSPFFTLADYESYVGRLEAYGEVNSHAISRSREAVARDLTQPCEPMEGFEGRIAQQIVDDYTQSGFWMPFAGERPGSVSEADWAALKTRAQAAIEGTVFPAYREFLDFYEDEYAPNCRSGTPGILATPGGEDYYAYRVRSFTTTDMTPDEVHQLGLSEVARIRAEMEEVAAEAGFDTREAFIEHLRTDPQYYMTDEQEYLRYTQALAKHIDGFMPQLFGRLPRQPYTVAPIPAANAPGNTTAYYEPGSLETGQAGIYRLNLTELDQRPLWELPALGVHEAVPGHHLQISLQQELDIHPLRANGTFFTAFVEGWGLYSERLGIEMGLYDTPAKQMGRLSYEMWRATRLVVDTGLHSKGWSKQQAVDYMLDNTALSPANIDAEVNRYMTWPGQALAYKVGELKIRELRARAEEALGADFDLRAFHDTVLENGSIPLSVLEAHVDAWIASELAGE, encoded by the coding sequence TTGTTTCGCACATTTCTCTCGGGCCTCGTTCTGGCGACCTTGCCCCTCGCTCCCGCAATGGCCGGACCGGCCGACGACTATGAAAACCTGCGTGAGGAAGTGTGGGAATGGCGGCTCGATAACAGCCCGCAACTGGCCACCAGCATCGGAGACAGGCGCGGCGACGGGCAGCTCGGCGATTGGTCACTAGAGGCGCATGAGCGCGCCATTGAGGAAGCGCGTGCCTTTCTGGAACGGCTTGATGCCATCGATACCAGCGCCTTCGGACCCGAACTGGCGGTCGATTTCGGGGTGATCCGCAGCAGCCTGGCTGATGCCGTCGCCGCGAGTGAACACCAGCATGACTGGTACATCCTTTTCACCAATCGTGGCGGCTGGTTTTCAGGCTTCGCCTCGCTTCCGCACCGCTCGCCGTTTTTCACGCTTGCCGATTACGAAAGCTATGTCGGGCGGCTTGAGGCATACGGCGAGGTCAATTCTCATGCCATTTCACGCAGTCGTGAGGCGGTCGCGCGCGACCTGACGCAGCCTTGCGAGCCGATGGAGGGCTTCGAAGGCCGCATCGCGCAACAGATCGTCGATGATTACACCCAGTCAGGTTTTTGGATGCCCTTTGCAGGAGAGCGTCCGGGATCTGTGAGCGAAGCGGATTGGGCCGCGCTCAAGACACGCGCGCAGGCAGCCATCGAAGGCACAGTCTTCCCCGCCTACCGCGAATTTCTCGACTTCTATGAGGATGAATACGCCCCCAATTGTCGGAGCGGCACGCCGGGTATCCTCGCAACGCCGGGCGGTGAGGACTATTACGCTTACCGCGTGCGCAGCTTCACCACGACCGACATGACGCCGGACGAGGTCCACCAGCTGGGCCTGTCCGAAGTCGCGCGCATCCGTGCCGAGATGGAAGAAGTCGCGGCGGAAGCGGGCTTCGATACGCGCGAGGCCTTCATCGAGCATCTGCGCACGGACCCGCAATATTACATGACCGATGAGCAGGAATATCTGCGCTACACGCAGGCGCTCGCCAAACACATTGACGGTTTCATGCCGCAGCTTTTCGGCCGCCTGCCGCGCCAGCCCTATACGGTTGCGCCAATCCCTGCGGCCAATGCTCCGGGCAACACCACCGCATACTACGAGCCGGGTTCGCTTGAGACTGGGCAGGCGGGCATCTACCGCCTGAACCTCACCGAGCTGGACCAGCGTCCCTTGTGGGAACTGCCTGCGCTCGGCGTGCACGAGGCAGTGCCGGGGCACCATCTGCAAATCTCGCTCCAGCAGGAGCTAGATATTCACCCGCTACGCGCCAACGGCACCTTCTTCACCGCCTTTGTCGAGGGCTGGGGGCTCTATTCGGAGCGGCTCGGGATCGAGATGGGCCTCTACGATACGCCCGCCAAGCAGATGGGGCGCCTGAGCTACGAAATGTGGCGCGCGACGCGGCTGGTGGTTGATACCGGCTTGCACTCGAAAGGCTGGAGCAAGCAGCAGGCGGTCGACTACATGCTCGACAACACCGCGCTTTCGCCCGCCAATATCGACGCCGAGGTCAATCGCTACATGACCTGGCCGGGGCAGGCGCTGGCCTACAAGGTCGGTGAGCTGAAGATCCGCGAACTGCGTGCGCGTGCGGAAGAAGCGCTGGGGGCAGATTTCGACCTGCGCGCCTTCCACGATACGGTGCTGGAAAACGGCTCGATCCCGCTCTCGGTTCTTGAAGCGCATGTCGATGCGTGGATTGCGAGCGAGCTAGCAGGAGAGTGA
- a CDS encoding SDR family oxidoreductase, translating to MELFDLTGRVAVITGGNGGLGLSMARGLVKAGANVAIWARNEAKNASALADLNALGGGKALAMVCDVSEDAEVKEAMATTLEAFGRVDAAFANAGISGARTRVQDMTVEGWDRTMAVNARGPALTYKHITRHMIERAQNGDPGGKLIATSSGQSIMGVNKSSDYAASKAAVNGLTRGAAFELARYQITANALLFGYYETDITAKAPPRFAEWMAQRIPLRRAGDHEGLEGLAVFFASPHSDYITGQCLPVDGGLSIS from the coding sequence ATGGAACTGTTTGACCTCACCGGCCGCGTCGCGGTTATCACTGGCGGCAATGGCGGCCTTGGATTGAGCATGGCACGCGGGCTGGTCAAAGCCGGTGCGAACGTAGCGATCTGGGCGCGCAACGAGGCGAAGAATGCCTCTGCTCTTGCCGACTTGAACGCGCTTGGCGGCGGGAAAGCGCTCGCCATGGTCTGCGACGTTAGCGAGGATGCTGAAGTTAAGGAGGCGATGGCGACGACACTCGAAGCCTTCGGGCGAGTCGATGCTGCCTTTGCCAATGCAGGCATTTCAGGCGCAAGAACACGCGTGCAGGACATGACCGTTGAAGGCTGGGACCGCACTATGGCCGTCAATGCGCGTGGGCCAGCGCTCACCTACAAGCATATCACCCGCCACATGATCGAGCGTGCCCAAAACGGCGATCCGGGCGGCAAGCTGATTGCGACGTCATCGGGCCAGTCGATCATGGGAGTGAACAAAAGTTCTGACTACGCCGCTTCCAAGGCCGCCGTGAACGGCCTGACGCGCGGCGCAGCCTTTGAGCTTGCGCGTTACCAGATCACCGCCAATGCGCTGCTTTTCGGCTATTACGAGACGGACATCACAGCCAAGGCACCCCCGCGCTTTGCCGAATGGATGGCACAGCGCATCCCCTTGCGCCGTGCGGGCGATCACGAAGGGCTGGAGGGGCTGGCGGTGTTCTTCGCCTCCCCCCACAGCGACTACATCACCGGTCAATGCCTGCCGGTCGATGGCGGTTTGAGCATCAGCTAG
- a CDS encoding tryptophan halogenase family protein: MAIKQIIIVGGGTAGWMAAAAMSRLKVGRELGITLVESEAIGTVGVGEATIPPFVGFNDLLGIKEADMLSAVQGSFKLGIQFENWGNIGDSYIHPFGAYGYSLGGIGFHHMWHKLKNDGDNRPMQVFNLETMAAYFGKFARTEDYNQRDDMPPINYAYHIDAGKYAQFLRKFAEQRGVERQEGKVSDVQLDPESGFVTSVTLDDGRVLEGDLFIDCSGFRGLLIEQALETGYEDWTHWLPCNRAVAIPCGRDDGSPPPPFTRATAHAAGWQWQVPLQHRNGNGHVYCSEFMEDQEALDILLGNIAGKPQADPNFLRFVTGRRKKFWNKNVVALGLSAGFMEPLESTSIHLINTGIDKFLSLLSLDGVTQAQQDTFNRLTGREYARIRDFLILHYNATQRTDSGFWNYVRTMDVPDTLTEKVEIFKANGQIFREEDELFTDTSWAAVMMGQGIHMGGHNPMAESIDTPQTRKEIDEMEQSIRFLVQHMPGHGEYLQRYCPAKSS, translated from the coding sequence ATGGCAATCAAGCAGATAATCATCGTTGGTGGCGGCACCGCAGGCTGGATGGCGGCGGCGGCAATGTCCCGGCTCAAGGTCGGGCGCGAGCTGGGAATTACTCTGGTCGAATCGGAAGCGATTGGCACGGTGGGCGTTGGCGAGGCGACGATTCCTCCCTTTGTGGGCTTCAATGATCTGCTTGGAATCAAGGAAGCGGATATGCTCTCCGCCGTCCAGGGCAGCTTCAAGCTAGGCATCCAGTTCGAAAACTGGGGCAATATCGGCGACAGCTACATCCACCCCTTCGGCGCCTATGGCTATTCGCTTGGCGGGATCGGCTTTCACCATATGTGGCACAAGCTGAAGAATGACGGCGATAACCGCCCGATGCAGGTCTTCAACCTTGAAACCATGGCCGCCTATTTCGGCAAATTCGCGCGGACAGAAGATTACAACCAGCGCGACGACATGCCGCCCATCAATTACGCCTACCACATTGATGCGGGCAAATACGCGCAATTCCTGCGCAAGTTTGCCGAGCAACGCGGCGTCGAGCGGCAGGAAGGCAAAGTCTCCGATGTGCAGCTGGATCCGGAGAGCGGCTTCGTCACTTCGGTAACGCTAGACGACGGCCGCGTGCTTGAAGGCGATCTTTTCATCGATTGCTCGGGTTTCCGCGGGCTGTTGATCGAGCAGGCGCTAGAAACCGGCTATGAAGACTGGACCCACTGGCTACCCTGCAACCGCGCAGTCGCCATCCCATGCGGGCGCGACGACGGCAGCCCGCCCCCGCCCTTCACTCGCGCCACCGCTCACGCCGCTGGTTGGCAATGGCAGGTGCCGCTGCAACACCGCAACGGCAACGGCCATGTCTATTGCAGCGAATTTATGGAAGATCAGGAGGCGCTCGACATTCTGCTCGGCAACATTGCGGGCAAGCCGCAGGCCGACCCCAATTTCCTGCGCTTCGTCACCGGACGTCGCAAGAAATTCTGGAACAAGAATGTCGTCGCATTGGGGCTTTCAGCGGGCTTTATGGAGCCGCTGGAATCGACCTCTATCCACCTTATCAACACCGGTATCGACAAGTTCCTGTCGCTGCTATCGCTCGACGGGGTGACGCAGGCGCAGCAGGATACGTTCAACCGCCTGACGGGCCGCGAATATGCCCGCATCCGCGACTTCCTGATACTGCATTACAACGCGACGCAGCGCACGGACTCAGGGTTTTGGAACTACGTGCGCACGATGGATGTGCCCGACACGCTCACCGAAAAGGTCGAGATTTTCAAAGCCAATGGCCAGATCTTCCGCGAGGAGGACGAGCTGTTCACCGACACCAGTTGGGCAGCGGTGATGATGGGTCAGGGCATCCATATGGGCGGACACAACCCGATGGCGGAATCGATCGATACACCGCAGACCCGCAAGGAGATTGACGAGATGGAGCAGTCGATCCGATTCCTCGTCCAGCACATGCCCGGACATGGCGAGTATCTGCAACGCTACTGTCCTGCCAAGAGTAGCTGA